In Arthrobacter citreus, a single genomic region encodes these proteins:
- the pseH gene encoding UDP-4-amino-4,6-dideoxy-N-acetyl-beta-L-altrosamine N-acetyltransferase gives MIQIEDFKLSNLEQKDLNLILAWRNSDRIRSVMNSDETITIEQHTNWFHSLKDDQTKIAKLCLYKNKPIGFIQFTNLNKLHRTCEWGFYIGEKNAPRGSGTVMGILALDYLYNELNMRKVSAYVLEFNLISLNYHKKLGFIEEGRLEKQILKNNQFEDLIIFGLFKERWQQYCAFLKKEVNKDFE, from the coding sequence ATGATACAAATTGAGGATTTTAAACTAAGTAATTTAGAACAGAAAGATTTAAATCTTATTTTAGCGTGGAGAAATTCCGATCGAATCAGATCTGTTATGAACTCAGATGAAACGATTACAATCGAACAGCATACGAATTGGTTTCATTCTTTAAAAGATGACCAAACGAAAATCGCAAAACTTTGTTTATATAAGAATAAACCAATTGGATTTATTCAATTTACAAATTTAAATAAATTGCACAGAACTTGTGAGTGGGGCTTTTATATTGGAGAAAAGAATGCACCACGTGGTTCTGGAACGGTTATGGGGATATTAGCATTGGATTATCTTTATAATGAGTTAAACATGAGGAAAGTAAGTGCGTATGTACTTGAATTTAATTTGATTAGTTTAAATTATCATAAAAAATTAGGATTTATTGAAGAAGGTAGACTTGAAAAACAGATCCTTAAAAACAATCAATTTGAAGATTTAATTATATTTGGATTATTTAAAGAAAGATGGCAACAATATTGTGCATTTTTAAAAAAGGAGGTTAATAAAGACTTTGAATGA
- the pseI gene encoding pseudaminic acid synthase: protein MNEILIGNKKIGQNHPPFIIAEMSGNHNKSLERALQIVEAAAKAGAHAFKIQTYLPDTMTLNIRKNEFIVNPENQLWKGKSLYELYEEAYTPWEWHEPIFKRCKEFGMIPFSTPFDETSLEFLETLEVPCYKIASFENNDLPLLKKVASKGKPIIISTGMATISEISEMVETIRGAGCKEIILLKCTSSYPATPEHSNIRTIPYLKDIFQCQVGLSDHTLDNGVAVASVALGSTVIEKHFTLDRSVGGVDAAFSLEPDEFANLVTETYSAWKSLGSIFIGPTDEEKKSMQFRRSIYISEQIKAGESFTKENIKIIRPGYGLAPKYLELILGKKVNRAIEKGTALRWDMLMEGDLEE from the coding sequence TTGAATGAAATTTTAATTGGGAATAAAAAAATCGGACAAAATCATCCCCCGTTTATTATTGCTGAAATGTCAGGTAATCATAATAAATCACTTGAACGAGCCTTACAGATTGTAGAGGCTGCCGCTAAAGCAGGTGCACATGCATTTAAAATTCAAACGTATTTGCCTGACACAATGACTTTAAACATTCGTAAAAATGAATTTATCGTAAATCCGGAAAATCAGCTTTGGAAAGGAAAATCTTTATACGAATTATACGAAGAAGCATATACCCCGTGGGAATGGCATGAGCCAATTTTTAAACGATGTAAAGAATTTGGCATGATTCCTTTTAGTACTCCGTTTGACGAAACCTCACTAGAATTTTTAGAAACACTCGAAGTTCCTTGCTATAAAATTGCTTCATTTGAAAATAATGATCTTCCACTTTTAAAAAAAGTCGCTTCAAAAGGAAAACCCATTATTATTTCTACTGGTATGGCAACAATTTCAGAGATTAGTGAGATGGTAGAAACAATTAGAGGAGCGGGCTGCAAAGAGATTATTTTATTAAAATGCACTAGTAGCTATCCTGCTACACCAGAACACTCCAATATTCGAACCATACCTTATTTAAAAGATATATTTCAATGCCAAGTAGGATTATCAGATCATACGTTGGACAACGGTGTTGCTGTAGCTAGTGTTGCGCTTGGAAGTACAGTAATTGAAAAGCACTTCACATTAGATCGCTCAGTTGGAGGTGTGGATGCAGCTTTCTCATTGGAGCCTGATGAATTTGCAAATCTAGTTACTGAAACTTATTCAGCATGGAAATCATTAGGGTCTATCTTTATTGGTCCTACCGATGAAGAGAAAAAATCAATGCAATTTAGAAGATCAATTTATATTTCTGAACAGATTAAAGCTGGAGAATCATTTACGAAAGAAAATATAAAGATTATTCGTCCAGGCTATGGACTTGCACCGAAATATTTAGAGCTAATCTTAGGGAAAAAAGTTAATAGAGCAATCGAAAAAGGTACTGCCCTAAGATGGGACATGCTTATGGAAGGAGATTTGGAGGAATAA